TATTATAAACAAAGACTTGAAATAGAATTATGACATTACATGACCAAATCAAACAGCTGATCATCGACTGCCTCGACCTGGAAGATGTGACCATTGCTGATATAGAAACCGATGCGCCTCTGTTTGGCGACGGCCTGGGACTGGACTCCATCGATGCGCTCGAACTGGGTCTGGCCATTAAAAAGCAATTCGATGTGAAGATTGAAGCCAACTCAGACGCGACCAAGGCTCACTTCTACAGCGTGGCAACCCTTGCCAGCTTTATCGAATCTCAGCGTGGTCAGGAGTAAGGCTATGGACAATCGCGAGCAAATTCTTGAAAAGCTGACCACCATTCTGGTGGACGATTTTGAAATCGACGCCGATGCCATCAGCCTGGAAGCCAACCTGTATCAGGATCTGGATCTGGACAGCATCGATGCGGTGGATCTGGTGATCAAGCTGCAGCAACTCACCGGCAAAAAGATTAAGCCCGAAGAGTTCAAATCAGTGCGCACCGTGGAAGATGTGGTTAACGCCATCGAGGCTCTGGTTCAGGGCTGATGCGGGTTATTGAGGTATTGACGGCGGCGTTGCTGCTCGTCTACCCACTGGCGGTTTGGCTGGGGCTGAATTACCTGCCTCCCGGCGTGCTGGCAGGTATGCTGTGTCTGCTGCTATTGCTGCGGTTGGTGTTAAAGCGCCAGCAACTCAAAGCCATGGCACTGCCGCTGCTGGCCGGGGTACTGCTTACCGCCGGCAGCTTGCTGGCCAAGCGTCAGGATTGGCTGCTCTACTACCCGATAGTCATTAACCTGACCATGCTCGGGGTGTTCGGCCAGTCACTGCTGCGCGGTCCCAGCATGGTAGAGCGGCTGGCGCGCCTCGGCGAGGCGGACCTGCCCGACGAAGCCATACCTTATCTTCGCAGAGTCACGGCGCTTTGGTGCCTGCTCTTTGTGGTAAACGGCG
This sequence is a window from Shewanella zhangzhouensis. Protein-coding genes within it:
- a CDS encoding acyl carrier protein, coding for MDNREQILEKLTTILVDDFEIDADAISLEANLYQDLDLDSIDAVDLVIKLQQLTGKKIKPEEFKSVRTVEDVVNAIEALVQG
- a CDS encoding phosphopantetheine-binding protein gives rise to the protein MTLHDQIKQLIIDCLDLEDVTIADIETDAPLFGDGLGLDSIDALELGLAIKKQFDVKIEANSDATKAHFYSVATLASFIESQRGQE